CCCTGTTGCAGGCGGAATATTGAGCGGGCCGGGTGGGAGGGCGGCAGCAGCTCCAGAGCGTACGTTGGCTGAATATAAGAAATAAATGATTTAAAACTTCAATACTCTTACTTCAGTGCTGTTTAAATAATGAGTGAATTAAAAAACTAAAAGCCAACAACACAGACAAGTAGCAAAGCGTGCCATCAAATAACAGATACGCGGTCCAAAACAAAAAGAACGGGCCCTGGGGGCAAAACGAGCGCCACGGCCGAGTATTCGGCCGTGGCGCTCGTTTTGCCCCCCAGGGCGGTTTCTCTTACTTCAACCTTAAAAAAGGAGGTGCGAACATAGCAGTAACTATTTGGACTTGGAGCGCCTGTACAGTTGAAATCCGCCTTCCAGCACTAGCTGTTGCATCCTGCGCGTCAGAAAGGGGAACTCGCCGGGTGCGGGAAAAGACTGCTTATAAGGAGAGAGGCCCCACTCATACCGAACATTCAGATCCAGGCGGCCCAGCGTAACGCCCGCTCCGGCCTGCACTGAAGCCTGCCACCGCTTGGGGTTTGCGTCCAAGGCGCTCATAGCAGCCTGTAATTCCGGATCCGGGGAAGTAAAATTTCGCGAATTATAGAGATAGTAACCGATGCTAGGGCCCGCAAACAGGCGCAGCGGCCCAGATTGATAGCCTCCCAGCAGTCGGGCATCAAGGCGCCGGATGCGGCTATTAGAATAGGGAAGGCGCTG
The window above is part of the Hymenobacter radiodurans genome. Proteins encoded here:
- a CDS encoding outer membrane beta-barrel protein, which translates into the protein MRRLDARLLGGYQSGPLRLFAGPSIGYYLYNSRNFTSPDPELQAAMSALDANPKRWQASVQAGAGVTLGRLDLNVRYEWGLSPYKQSFPAPGEFPFLTRRMQQLVLEGGFQLYRRSKSK